One Gemmatimonadota bacterium genomic region harbors:
- a CDS encoding TIM barrel protein has product MNNRRHFLKTTSLAAAAVAWPRIVRPGAPRFEISLAEWSLHRTLGRRELDHLDFPVIARKTYGLGAVELVNTFFKDKARDAAYLAEYRRRAAGEGVRTLLIMCDGEGNLGDPDTTKRATAVANHHRWVECAAELGCHSIRVNAASSGTYEEQQRLAADGLRSLTEFGAGRGINVIVENHGGFSSNGEWLAGVMRMVNHPRCGTLPDFGNFCLRSGANGTCEEWYDRYQGVTALMPFAKAVSAKSHDFDDAGVETGTDYTRMMGIVLAAGYSGFVGIEYEGGRLSEHDGILKTRDLLQRFRGA; this is encoded by the coding sequence ATGAATAACCGCCGCCACTTCCTCAAGACGACTTCCCTCGCGGCGGCGGCAGTGGCCTGGCCACGCATCGTGCGCCCCGGGGCTCCACGGTTCGAGATCTCCCTCGCGGAGTGGTCTCTGCACCGCACCCTGGGGCGACGCGAGCTGGATCACCTGGACTTTCCCGTCATCGCCCGAAAGACCTACGGGCTCGGGGCCGTCGAGTTGGTCAACACGTTCTTCAAGGACAAGGCGCGTGATGCGGCGTACCTCGCCGAGTACCGGCGACGCGCCGCGGGCGAGGGCGTCCGCACGTTGCTGATCATGTGCGACGGCGAGGGCAACCTCGGCGATCCCGATACGACCAAACGGGCGACTGCGGTGGCCAACCACCATCGCTGGGTGGAATGCGCGGCCGAACTCGGCTGTCACTCGATTCGCGTGAACGCGGCGAGCAGCGGCACCTATGAGGAGCAGCAGCGCCTGGCCGCCGATGGCCTGCGCTCCCTCACCGAGTTTGGGGCAGGGCGCGGGATCAACGTGATCGTGGAGAACCACGGCGGCTTCTCGAGCAATGGGGAGTGGCTGGCCGGCGTGATGCGGATGGTGAACCATCCGCGCTGCGGGACGCTTCCGGACTTCGGGAATTTCTGCCTGCGGTCAGGGGCGAATGGGACGTGTGAGGAGTGGTATGACCGGTACCAGGGGGTCACCGCGTTGATGCCGTTTGCCAAGGCCGTGAGTGCCAAGTCCCACGACTTTGACGACGCCGGGGTGGAAACCGGGACGGATTACACGCGGATGATGGGGATCGTGCTGGCGGCCGGCTACAGCGGGTTTGTCGGGATCGAGTACGAAGGGGGGCGGTTGAGCGAGCACGACGGGATCCTGAAGACACGGGACCTCCTGCAGCGGTTTCGCGGCGCATGA
- a CDS encoding carboxypeptidase regulatory-like domain-containing protein, with protein MFASRRTFRPLLAAVAVLMNAGGATAQQPPRRPPVPPARQPNRTPAPPKADTAKKPAADTAAAKPVEAAPVPRVPMATLFGTVFDSVHMAPLAGALVSVEGTPRSATTTDKGVFRVDSIPPGTYKVRVSHVLLDSIGMAMVTNDIELADQGVESIQLSIPAGPTLVEASCPAARRALGAGAIIGRLLDADTDEPVKGGRVSVVWEEVSLNANLRRLPRRRDALSGEDGVYRICGLPLAFEGTLQADLKGITTSEVRVKFEGDALLVQGLKIGNANTVAVATGDSAAARQKEAAVGKSFSAATLQRGQAVLTGRVINAAGAPVVGARVDVLGTPGMTLTGAGGEFRIDSLPSGTQTLVARQIGFAPVEQSVELTTRMAARAEVKMDRAAAVLAEVKVTAEADAGLDKVGYTQRKKQGFGYHVSGDDIAKRAPNLLTDVFRTIPGLRVVPSGNDYVIQSTRNAMNGCVKYWIDGSPWEAIFPGDVDRIIPPWEVGAVEVYNGSSVPAQFQAPGQSSCAAIVIWSKTRLNAPTGRPRR; from the coding sequence ATGTTCGCCTCCCGCCGTACCTTCCGACCGCTGCTGGCTGCTGTCGCCGTCCTCATGAACGCGGGCGGTGCGACGGCCCAGCAACCGCCGCGCCGGCCCCCAGTGCCGCCGGCGCGTCAACCCAACCGGACCCCCGCCCCACCAAAGGCGGACACGGCGAAAAAGCCAGCGGCCGACACCGCGGCGGCCAAGCCGGTGGAAGCGGCCCCGGTCCCTCGGGTCCCGATGGCGACCCTGTTCGGTACCGTCTTCGATTCCGTCCACATGGCGCCGCTCGCCGGTGCCCTCGTCTCGGTCGAAGGAACGCCACGATCCGCCACCACGACCGACAAGGGCGTCTTCCGCGTCGACTCCATCCCGCCGGGCACCTACAAGGTGCGCGTGTCGCACGTCCTGCTCGACTCGATCGGGATGGCGATGGTGACCAACGACATCGAGTTGGCGGACCAGGGCGTCGAAAGCATTCAGCTGTCGATTCCGGCCGGCCCCACGCTGGTGGAAGCCTCCTGCCCCGCCGCACGACGCGCGCTCGGGGCCGGGGCAATCATCGGGCGCCTGCTCGACGCCGACACCGACGAACCCGTGAAGGGTGGCCGGGTTTCGGTCGTTTGGGAGGAAGTCTCACTCAACGCCAACCTCCGCCGACTGCCCCGGCGACGCGACGCCCTCAGTGGCGAAGATGGCGTCTACCGCATCTGTGGACTCCCCCTGGCCTTTGAAGGCACCTTGCAGGCCGACCTCAAGGGGATCACCACCTCCGAAGTGCGCGTGAAGTTCGAGGGTGATGCACTGCTCGTGCAGGGCCTCAAGATCGGCAACGCGAACACCGTCGCGGTCGCCACCGGCGACTCCGCCGCCGCCCGCCAGAAAGAAGCCGCGGTAGGCAAGTCCTTCTCCGCCGCCACGTTGCAGCGCGGCCAGGCCGTGCTCACCGGGCGCGTCATCAACGCCGCCGGTGCCCCGGTCGTTGGGGCACGTGTCGACGTGCTCGGCACCCCCGGCATGACACTCACCGGCGCCGGGGGCGAGTTCCGCATCGACTCCCTTCCCTCCGGAACGCAAACGCTGGTCGCACGGCAGATCGGCTTCGCCCCGGTGGAGCAGTCCGTGGAGCTCACCACGCGAATGGCCGCGCGCGCAGAGGTGAAGATGGACCGCGCCGCCGCGGTGCTCGCCGAGGTGAAGGTCACCGCCGAGGCAGACGCCGGGCTGGACAAGGTGGGGTATACGCAGCGGAAGAAGCAGGGCTTTGGGTACCACGTCTCCGGCGACGACATCGCCAAACGTGCGCCCAACCTGCTGACCGACGTTTTTCGGACCATCCCCGGGCTTCGCGTCGTGCCATCGGGCAACGATTACGTCATCCAGAGCACGCGCAATGCGATGAACGGTTGCGTGAAGTACTGGATCGACGGCTCGCCGTGGGAGGCGATCTTCCCCGGTGACGTGGACCGCATCATTCCCCCATGGGAAGTCGGGGCGGTTGAGGTCTACAATGGCTCCAGCGTGCCGGCGCAGTTCCAGGCGCCGGGCCAGTCGTCGTGCGCGGCGATCGTGATCTGGAGCAAGACGCGGCTCAATGCGCCGACGGGGCGACCGCGACGGTGA
- a CDS encoding PepSY domain-containing protein, producing the protein MARSYRHPIRQFLLFTHRWMGIPAALFLAAMGASGAILVYERPVDRLLVPRLHVVRLGTTRLPLDSLVAIADRAAPRPVKAGWLLLPQRPDEAARVQYRFRHVFIDPYRGTVLGERGMGESVVNQLRNFHQTFFLKRVGRFIALVCTGAGILLALGGVILWWPRKIVRFRARTSWRRINYDLHNVTGLLGLVGILLFGGTALMMASGDVLDPLYRRTFGDAPNPQLLPGSPRSGEPASLDAIARAADAAVPGPMREIVIPADPHGTYRVQKQAPGEYGYRARNIVFVDGNDARVRGVIDQNRRPMGTRVQMLTEDWHVAAFAPQWSLILGVVSCLLLAFTSLTGPLIWWKPRRKAPRSPSGSAAPATPPSGAESP; encoded by the coding sequence ATGGCCCGCTCCTATCGCCACCCGATCCGCCAATTCCTCCTCTTCACCCATCGTTGGATGGGGATTCCCGCGGCGCTCTTCCTTGCCGCGATGGGAGCAAGCGGGGCGATCCTCGTGTATGAACGCCCGGTCGATCGGCTGCTCGTCCCGCGACTGCACGTCGTCCGGCTCGGCACCACGCGGCTTCCCCTGGATTCGCTCGTCGCCATCGCCGATCGCGCAGCGCCGCGTCCCGTGAAGGCGGGCTGGCTCCTGCTCCCGCAACGGCCGGACGAAGCGGCACGCGTGCAATATCGGTTTCGCCACGTCTTCATCGATCCCTACCGCGGCACCGTGCTGGGGGAACGCGGGATGGGCGAGTCGGTGGTCAACCAGCTGCGGAACTTCCACCAGACCTTCTTCCTCAAGCGGGTGGGGCGTTTCATCGCCCTGGTGTGTACCGGCGCCGGCATCCTGCTCGCGTTGGGTGGCGTGATCCTCTGGTGGCCCCGCAAGATCGTGCGGTTCCGTGCGCGGACGTCCTGGCGACGGATCAACTACGACCTGCACAACGTCACGGGACTCCTCGGACTCGTGGGGATCCTGCTCTTCGGCGGGACCGCCCTCATGATGGCGTCCGGCGACGTGTTGGATCCCTTGTATCGGCGCACCTTCGGCGACGCCCCGAATCCGCAGTTGTTGCCCGGCTCGCCGCGGTCGGGTGAACCTGCGAGCCTCGACGCCATCGCGCGCGCAGCCGACGCTGCCGTCCCGGGGCCGATGCGCGAGATCGTCATCCCCGCCGACCCGCACGGCACCTATCGGGTGCAGAAGCAGGCGCCGGGCGAATACGGCTATCGGGCGCGCAACATCGTGTTTGTCGACGGCAACGACGCGCGGGTGCGTGGCGTGATCGACCAGAACCGACGGCCGATGGGGACGCGGGTCCAGATGCTCACCGAGGATTGGCACGTCGCCGCCTTTGCGCCGCAGTGGTCGCTGATCCTTGGCGTGGTCAGCTGCCTGCTCCTGGCGTTCACCAGCCTGACCGGGCCGTTGATCTGGTGGAAGCCGCGTCGCAAGGCGCCCCGATCGCCCTCGGGAAGCGCCGCGCCGGCTACGCCGCCTTCAGGTGCCGAATCACCGTGA
- a CDS encoding serine/threonine protein kinase yields MTTPEHWTRLSALVDEALALPVEARAGWLAQLAAVDAALAEQVAEFLASSDEASRDGFMRAPDVRSSPSGGAAGLVCGPYELESLIGRGGMGSVWRAHRRDGRYQGTAAVKLLSPSLLDKAGDGRFRREGEILARLRHPHIAQLLDAGVTAEGQPYLVLEYIDGVHLDVWCREQQLDLRRRVALFLDVLSAVAHAHANLVVHRDLKPSNILVDRAGSVKLLDFGVAKLIEDGAPDGGAALTQDGRQLLTPRYASPEQLTAGPVTTATDVYALGVVLFELLTGERPYRLARESRGALEDAIVTGEPLRPSACVSAPAQRRLLQGDLDTILLKALRKDPGERYATATALADDLAAWLERRPVRARPDSLGYRASRFVRRNVLGVTAATAMAVTVLAGATVALLQARRARAEQERAEEITRFVTGIFRDADPYNGDGTALTAIDLLTQAASRVDSTLRGREDLQLELSALIGGSLASLQAYAAAEPILFTVSRRQQARYGPTDLRTIESQINLGGLYRYRGDLDGMDSLMTQVLRALRASPTPNTSLLVRALIDSVHLAIDRGQAGAALISAQAADSLAAFLPDSNEHRVAAAQMLAVTLESVGRDHAASLAAAERAVQVTQAYYGGLASHPRVIEGQMVLGRAFARLGRTREAIRVLRSADSAAHISMGADGYTRAFIRGSLGNYELELLRHGAALAEYEEAARILRANGDSISVSAWILQLNLANTYVQWERGRTALPVYDRAIPALTREWGGGNPRLTGFRVAQAQALVQARQLDAAARLLDALASDTAAVAPAVRARFMQVRGMLALGQGRARDAVRLQEAALAAVPESDQVTSQRQRAQILANLSRAWRRAGDPARANQVAADARAAYARGGVDSLPAFIEESLSGGTN; encoded by the coding sequence ATGACCACGCCGGAGCATTGGACCCGCCTGTCGGCGCTGGTCGACGAGGCGCTTGCCCTTCCGGTTGAGGCGCGGGCCGGCTGGTTGGCCCAATTGGCGGCCGTCGACGCGGCGCTGGCGGAACAGGTGGCGGAGTTTCTCGCCTCCAGCGATGAGGCATCACGCGACGGGTTCATGCGGGCCCCCGACGTGAGGTCCTCGCCGTCCGGGGGCGCGGCGGGGCTCGTCTGTGGTCCCTACGAGTTGGAGTCGCTGATCGGACGCGGCGGCATGGGCAGTGTGTGGCGCGCGCATCGACGCGACGGCCGGTATCAGGGGACCGCGGCGGTCAAGCTCCTCTCCCCCTCCCTGTTGGACAAGGCGGGCGACGGCCGCTTTCGTCGCGAAGGCGAGATCCTCGCGCGGCTGCGCCACCCCCATATTGCCCAACTGCTCGATGCAGGCGTCACAGCCGAGGGGCAGCCGTACCTGGTGCTGGAGTACATCGATGGCGTGCACCTGGACGTGTGGTGCCGGGAACAACAGCTCGACCTGCGCCGTCGCGTCGCGCTCTTCCTCGATGTGCTGTCGGCCGTCGCCCACGCGCACGCCAACCTGGTGGTGCATCGCGACCTGAAGCCATCCAACATCCTCGTGGACCGCGCGGGAAGCGTGAAGCTGCTCGACTTCGGGGTCGCCAAGCTGATCGAGGATGGCGCACCCGACGGGGGGGCGGCACTCACGCAGGATGGACGCCAGCTGTTGACGCCGCGATATGCATCGCCGGAGCAGCTAACGGCCGGCCCGGTGACGACCGCGACCGATGTCTACGCGCTGGGTGTGGTGCTCTTTGAGCTGCTGACGGGCGAGCGCCCGTACCGGCTGGCGCGGGAGTCCCGCGGGGCGCTCGAGGACGCCATCGTGACGGGGGAACCGCTCCGTCCCAGCGCCTGCGTCAGCGCGCCCGCGCAGCGCCGTCTGCTGCAAGGGGATCTCGACACGATCCTGCTGAAGGCCCTGCGCAAGGACCCGGGGGAACGGTACGCCACGGCGACGGCGCTGGCGGATGACCTGGCGGCGTGGCTCGAGCGTCGTCCGGTTCGGGCACGCCCTGACTCGTTGGGGTACCGTGCGTCCCGGTTCGTCCGGCGCAACGTGTTGGGGGTGACCGCCGCGACCGCCATGGCCGTGACGGTGCTCGCGGGTGCCACCGTGGCCCTGCTCCAGGCCCGGCGTGCGCGTGCAGAACAGGAACGTGCCGAGGAGATCACGCGCTTCGTCACGGGCATCTTTCGCGACGCCGACCCGTACAATGGAGACGGCACCGCGTTGACGGCCATTGACCTGCTGACCCAGGCCGCGTCGCGCGTGGACAGCACGTTGCGCGGGCGCGAGGACCTGCAGCTGGAACTGTCGGCACTCATCGGCGGGAGCCTCGCGAGCCTCCAGGCCTACGCGGCCGCAGAGCCGATCCTGTTCACGGTGTCACGCCGCCAGCAGGCGCGGTACGGCCCGACCGACCTGCGCACCATCGAGTCGCAGATCAACCTTGGGGGCTTGTACCGGTATCGGGGTGACCTGGACGGCATGGACTCGCTCATGACGCAGGTGCTGCGCGCGTTGCGGGCAAGTCCGACCCCCAATACTTCCCTGCTGGTACGAGCGCTGATCGACTCGGTCCACCTGGCCATTGACCGGGGACAGGCTGGTGCCGCCCTGATCTCCGCGCAGGCGGCAGACTCGCTCGCTGCGTTCCTGCCGGACAGCAACGAACATCGCGTCGCCGCGGCCCAGATGCTTGCCGTGACACTCGAAAGCGTGGGCCGCGACCACGCGGCGTCGCTGGCCGCCGCCGAGCGCGCGGTGCAGGTGACGCAGGCCTACTACGGGGGGCTCGCGTCACATCCACGCGTCATCGAGGGTCAGATGGTGCTCGGACGCGCTTTCGCGCGGCTGGGGCGGACGCGCGAGGCCATACGGGTCCTGCGATCCGCGGACAGTGCCGCGCATATCTCCATGGGAGCCGACGGCTATACCCGCGCCTTCATCCGGGGCAGCCTCGGCAATTACGAGCTGGAACTGCTGCGACACGGCGCCGCATTGGCCGAATACGAGGAGGCCGCGCGCATCCTCCGCGCCAACGGCGACAGCATCAGCGTCAGTGCATGGATCCTGCAGCTGAACTTAGCCAACACCTACGTGCAGTGGGAACGGGGACGCACCGCGTTGCCCGTGTATGATCGCGCCATCCCCGCGCTCACCCGTGAGTGGGGAGGTGGAAACCCGCGACTGACGGGGTTTCGTGTGGCGCAGGCGCAGGCCCTGGTACAGGCCCGACAGCTGGACGCCGCCGCGCGGCTCCTCGACGCGCTCGCGTCCGATACCGCCGCCGTCGCCCCTGCCGTCCGCGCGCGCTTCATGCAAGTGCGCGGGATGCTCGCCCTCGGCCAGGGACGTGCGCGGGACGCGGTGCGTCTTCAGGAAGCCGCGCTTGCCGCCGTGCCGGAGTCGGACCAGGTCACCAGCCAGCGCCAGCGCGCGCAGATCCTCGCGAACCTGTCCCGGGCCTGGCGCCGCGCGGGTGACCCGGCGCGGGCGAACCAGGTCGCCGCGGATGCGCGGGCGGCGTATGCGCGTGGAGGGGTCGACAGCCTGCCGGCGTTCATTGAGGAATCGCTGAGCGGCGGCACGAACTGA
- a CDS encoding dienelactone hydrolase family protein, with amino-acid sequence MEQKTAHDFDQELLILFDAYVHGGLDRRGFLDKAAKYAVGGVTAAMLLEQLSPKFLQAQIVAHDDARILQEHIEYPSPKGYGTMRGYVARPTAAGRAPGVLVIHENRGLNPHIEDIARRLAVDGFVAFAPDALFPLGGYPGDEDKAREAFPKLDQAKTREDFIAASHFLKARPECSGKIGAVGFCYGGGMVNFLATQLGTDLSAGVAFYGSSPNTADVPKIKAPVMIQSAENDARINASWPEYETALKAAGVRYERHLYPGTQHGFNNNTTPRFDPAAAKLAWDRTVAFFRQHVT; translated from the coding sequence ATGGAACAGAAGACCGCCCACGATTTCGACCAGGAACTCCTGATCCTGTTCGACGCCTATGTCCACGGTGGTCTTGATCGCCGCGGCTTTCTCGACAAGGCCGCGAAGTACGCGGTGGGGGGCGTGACCGCCGCCATGTTGCTCGAACAGCTGAGCCCCAAGTTCCTGCAGGCGCAAATCGTCGCCCATGACGACGCGCGCATCCTGCAGGAGCACATCGAGTATCCCTCGCCAAAGGGCTACGGCACGATGCGCGGCTATGTGGCCCGCCCCACGGCGGCGGGACGCGCGCCGGGGGTGTTGGTCATCCACGAGAACCGCGGACTCAACCCGCACATCGAGGACATCGCCCGGCGCCTCGCTGTCGACGGCTTCGTGGCGTTTGCCCCGGACGCGCTCTTTCCACTCGGCGGATACCCGGGCGACGAGGACAAGGCGCGCGAGGCCTTCCCCAAGCTCGATCAGGCCAAGACACGCGAAGACTTCATCGCGGCGTCGCACTTCCTCAAGGCGCGGCCGGAGTGCAGCGGGAAGATCGGCGCGGTGGGTTTTTGCTACGGTGGCGGGATGGTCAATTTCCTGGCGACGCAGCTGGGCACGGACCTCTCGGCGGGCGTGGCGTTTTATGGTTCGTCCCCCAACACCGCGGACGTGCCGAAGATCAAGGCGCCGGTCATGATTCAGTCAGCGGAGAACGATGCGCGGATCAACGCGAGCTGGCCGGAATACGAGACCGCGCTGAAGGCGGCGGGGGTGAGGTACGAGCGACACCTGTATCCCGGTACGCAACACGGCTTCAACAACAACACGACACCACGCTTCGACCCAGCGGCGGCGAAGCTGGCGTGGGACCGCACGGTGGCGTTCTTCCGTCAGCACGTCACGTGA
- a CDS encoding erythromycin esterase family protein: MKAEFSTRIAVVGCLLGGLVGTSGPSAQDRTVLADLRAAGRPLGDSTAAFRALGAATMGARIIGLGEATHGQHEAFDLKRRATMWLIRHHGIRVVAYEASASRARLLDEWIQGGAGDVAAAMPGFGMLIWAVEENAALLRDLRDWNARAPQGDRVRLIGVDAQDGEAVATRLRALLGPMNTGLADRIDSLVAAAPPVTQRMFQGQRAGFDSLVAATERVAGALSRGMADHSQRIELGVRATELRAHLTMYGTPGGRDRAMADLLLAQLGARERAVLWAHNGHVQRSALEYLRSPDLAMGGHLGTALGDAYYAVGFAFGSGGFQANAPDSSGRWGFRRYTHAAPATGSLEETLASAGIGNFFLDLRSVRATSPLKAWLQAPHGHRWWGGYNVPDDADARTRDATQLMQMVPARDFDGLVFQLRTTPATPMDRTRILRPR, from the coding sequence ATGAAGGCCGAATTCTCCACTCGAATCGCCGTCGTCGGTTGCCTGCTCGGCGGTCTGGTCGGCACGTCCGGACCGTCCGCGCAGGATCGAACCGTGTTGGCGGATCTTCGTGCCGCGGGCCGCCCCCTCGGGGACAGCACGGCCGCGTTTCGCGCACTCGGGGCGGCAACAATGGGGGCGCGGATCATCGGCCTGGGCGAGGCCACCCACGGCCAACACGAGGCGTTCGACCTCAAGCGGCGCGCCACGATGTGGCTGATTCGACATCACGGGATTCGGGTGGTCGCGTACGAAGCGAGCGCCTCACGCGCGCGCCTGCTCGACGAATGGATCCAGGGAGGAGCGGGGGACGTCGCGGCCGCGATGCCGGGGTTCGGGATGTTGATCTGGGCAGTCGAGGAAAACGCCGCCTTGCTGCGTGACCTCCGGGACTGGAACGCGCGCGCGCCACAGGGCGACCGGGTCCGCCTTATCGGGGTGGATGCGCAGGACGGCGAGGCGGTCGCGACGCGCCTCCGGGCGCTGCTCGGTCCCATGAACACCGGCTTGGCGGACCGGATCGACAGCCTCGTTGCTGCGGCCCCGCCGGTGACGCAGCGGATGTTCCAGGGACAGCGCGCCGGCTTTGACTCGTTGGTGGCGGCGACAGAGCGCGTTGCCGGAGCGCTGTCCCGCGGGATGGCAGACCATTCGCAGCGTATTGAGCTTGGTGTGCGGGCAACGGAACTGCGCGCCCACCTCACCATGTATGGCACCCCGGGGGGGCGCGACCGCGCGATGGCCGACCTCCTGCTGGCCCAGTTGGGAGCACGGGAACGCGCCGTGTTGTGGGCGCACAACGGGCATGTCCAGCGGAGTGCCTTGGAGTACCTGCGGTCCCCGGATCTCGCGATGGGAGGGCACCTCGGCACTGCCCTTGGCGACGCCTATTACGCCGTCGGGTTTGCCTTCGGATCTGGCGGCTTTCAGGCCAATGCGCCGGACAGCAGTGGGCGATGGGGCTTTCGGCGGTACACCCACGCGGCGCCTGCCACCGGATCGCTGGAAGAGACGTTGGCGTCAGCAGGCATCGGGAACTTCTTCCTCGACCTGCGCAGTGTCCGTGCGACTTCGCCACTGAAGGCATGGCTGCAGGCGCCGCACGGGCACCGGTGGTGGGGCGGATACAACGTCCCCGATGATGCCGACGCGCGCACCCGCGATGCGACGCAGCTGATGCAGATGGTTCCGGCGCGCGATTTCGACGGCCTTGTCTTTCAGCTGCGCACAACGCCGGCAACCCCCATGGATCGGACGCGCATCCTGCGGCCGCGTTAA
- a CDS encoding response regulator transcription factor — translation MTTVLVAYPDADVVRAVARATVAWRYRTLSTTDPSMVRTMAVSAAPDLVIMGCELPGETAATICELKEYVRTRVVALAPAAFDYEKLVAAGADRVVSPWARRMELRRAVRWALHMAVLERRFHATPTIRLGPVTFMGICGVMFMEGRGGCCLTRIEAALFRLLAARPGEVVPHHELIKAAWPKVPCRLVPRTRMQVHIHNLRRKLEAWGPTAPRIELSCWNGYRLVPHGEVTVIRHLKAA, via the coding sequence GTGACCACCGTCCTTGTTGCGTATCCCGACGCCGACGTGGTCCGTGCGGTTGCCCGCGCCACCGTGGCCTGGCGCTACCGCACGCTCTCGACCACCGATCCCTCGATGGTGCGAACAATGGCGGTGTCTGCCGCGCCCGACCTGGTGATCATGGGGTGTGAGCTGCCGGGGGAGACGGCGGCCACGATCTGCGAGCTCAAGGAGTACGTGCGCACGCGCGTGGTCGCGCTGGCTCCGGCTGCCTTCGACTACGAGAAGCTTGTCGCCGCGGGTGCTGACCGGGTCGTGTCACCCTGGGCGCGTCGGATGGAACTGCGCCGCGCGGTGCGTTGGGCCCTGCACATGGCCGTCCTGGAGCGCCGGTTTCACGCGACCCCCACGATCCGGCTCGGCCCAGTGACCTTCATGGGCATCTGTGGGGTGATGTTCATGGAGGGCCGCGGGGGCTGCTGCCTCACGCGGATCGAGGCGGCGCTCTTTCGGCTCCTGGCGGCGCGACCGGGTGAGGTCGTCCCGCACCACGAACTCATCAAGGCGGCGTGGCCGAAGGTGCCGTGCCGGCTCGTGCCCAGGACGCGCATGCAGGTCCACATCCACAACCTGCGTCGCAAGCTGGAGGCGTGGGGCCCGACGGCGCCACGTATTGAGCTGTCTTGCTGGAACGGCTACCGCCTCGTGCCGCACGGGGAGGTCACGGTGATTCGGCACCTGAAGGCGGCGTAG